From Paenibacillus graminis, a single genomic window includes:
- a CDS encoding substrate-binding domain-containing protein, which yields MHNFDERKRGVLSALAEHHLEISKSNILAVPPTLFSSQLPLREKLHKLMDNGQPFPTAFFCGCDYIAISTMRALAELGFSFPEDVSAVGFDNINESLIQTPELTTVHVEKQQMAQWAVDLLTSPFHTSSAVSAKIKIDTLFMERSSCKRLKSP from the coding sequence ATTCACAACTTCGATGAGCGCAAGCGGGGGGTTTTGTCTGCGTTGGCTGAGCATCATTTGGAGATTTCCAAAAGCAACATTCTGGCTGTGCCTCCAACCCTGTTCTCTTCCCAGTTACCCTTAAGGGAAAAATTGCACAAATTAATGGATAATGGACAGCCGTTTCCTACCGCTTTCTTCTGTGGATGTGATTATATAGCCATCAGCACCATGAGGGCACTCGCTGAACTAGGCTTCTCATTTCCAGAGGATGTATCGGCCGTCGGATTCGATAATATCAACGAATCTCTCATTCAGACGCCGGAGCTGACCACCGTTCACGTAGAAAAACAGCAAATGGCGCAATGGGCCGTTGACCTCTTGACTTCACCTTTTCACACTAGCTCAGCCGTGAGCGCAAAAATTAAAATCGATACCCTTTTTATGGAGCGATCCTCCTGCAAGCGGCTTAAATCCCCATAA
- a CDS encoding alpha-glycosidase yields the protein MLLEAVYHRPRLNWSYAYDHETIHLRLRAKKGDLTEVFAWAGDKYAWDATKELIPMTLFTSDAMFDYWECSSVPPYRRLKYGFLLQKGHERIWMTESEFVTERPANPNRLFEFPYINRGDVFTPPAWVKDAVFYQIFPERFANGDPGRNPADVQPWGGTPTPENFFGGDLQGVIDHLDHLSELGITGIYFTPIFTATTNHKYDTEDYMSVDPHFGDVETLKKLVAACHERGIRVLLDAVFNHSGRTFAPFVDVLEKGEASPFKDWFHVREFPLQVVDNIPTYDAFAFEPLMPKLNTENSAVKEYLLKVAEYWITEVGIDGWRLDVANEVDLEFWRDFRKVVKRANPDAYILGEIWHESSPWLEGDKFDAVMNYPFTDAVLDFFIYGTLDAEGFANAIGKQLSRYPLQASEVAFNLLDSHDTPRLLTLAEGDKNKQKLAALFQFTFMGTPCIYYGDEIGMDGEGDPGCRKCMEWNPENQDLDLFSYYRKLIEIRSSHPALRTGTFTFLEAGPQGSKLAYERRLGDNIILVLVNTEETAQTFSLDVEDRNWENLFTGDTVRAERSKLSIKLPAYGYAVLKALL from the coding sequence ATGTTACTGGAAGCTGTCTATCATCGCCCGCGGTTAAACTGGTCTTATGCCTATGATCACGAGACGATTCATCTGCGCCTGCGCGCCAAAAAAGGGGATTTAACCGAGGTTTTCGCCTGGGCCGGAGACAAATATGCCTGGGATGCTACCAAAGAGCTGATTCCGATGACGCTTTTCACCTCGGATGCTATGTTCGATTATTGGGAATGCTCTTCGGTGCCCCCGTACCGGCGCCTGAAATATGGATTTCTGCTGCAAAAAGGGCATGAACGCATTTGGATGACGGAAAGTGAGTTTGTGACTGAGCGTCCGGCGAATCCCAACCGGCTGTTTGAATTCCCGTACATAAACCGTGGTGATGTTTTTACTCCACCCGCTTGGGTGAAGGACGCTGTCTTTTATCAAATTTTCCCTGAGCGGTTTGCAAATGGCGATCCCGGCCGGAATCCGGCCGATGTGCAGCCTTGGGGCGGAACGCCTACACCGGAGAACTTTTTCGGCGGCGACCTGCAAGGGGTCATTGACCATCTGGATCATTTGAGCGAGCTCGGCATTACCGGCATCTACTTCACCCCGATCTTCACCGCGACCACCAACCACAAATACGATACGGAAGACTATATGTCGGTCGATCCTCATTTTGGTGATGTAGAGACGCTGAAAAAGCTGGTCGCCGCCTGCCATGAACGCGGAATCCGCGTGCTGCTGGATGCAGTGTTCAACCATTCGGGCCGGACCTTTGCCCCATTTGTGGATGTACTCGAAAAGGGTGAAGCTTCCCCCTTCAAAGACTGGTTCCATGTCCGTGAGTTTCCGCTGCAGGTAGTGGATAATATTCCGACTTATGATGCTTTTGCCTTCGAGCCCTTAATGCCGAAGCTGAACACCGAGAATTCCGCTGTAAAAGAATATTTACTGAAGGTTGCAGAATACTGGATCACCGAGGTAGGCATTGACGGCTGGCGGCTCGATGTTGCCAACGAGGTAGATCTTGAGTTCTGGCGTGATTTCCGCAAGGTTGTCAAGCGTGCGAATCCGGATGCCTATATTCTGGGCGAAATCTGGCATGAATCATCACCTTGGCTGGAAGGCGACAAATTCGATGCGGTCATGAATTATCCCTTCACCGATGCCGTGCTCGACTTTTTTATCTATGGCACACTGGATGCCGAAGGCTTCGCCAACGCTATTGGCAAACAGCTCTCCCGCTACCCGCTGCAAGCCAGCGAAGTAGCCTTCAACCTGCTGGACAGCCATGATACGCCGCGTCTTTTGACTCTGGCTGAAGGGGACAAAAATAAGCAAAAGCTTGCCGCATTGTTCCAGTTCACCTTCATGGGCACACCTTGCATTTATTACGGTGACGAAATCGGCATGGACGGCGAAGGCGATCCGGGCTGCCGCAAATGCATGGAATGGAACCCGGAAAATCAGGATCTGGACCTGTTCAGCTATTACCGCAAGCTGATTGAAATCCGCAGCAGCCATCCTGCGCTCCGCACTGGCACCTTTACCTTCCTGGAAGCCGGACCGCAGGGAAGCAAGCTCGCCTACGAACGCCGTCTGGGCGATAATATCATCCTGGTGCTTGTCAACACAGAGGAAACGGCGCAAACCTTCTCCCTTGATGTAGAAGACCGCAACTGGGAGAACCTGTTTACCGGCGACACCGTGCGCGCCGAACGCAGCAAACTGTCGATCAAGCTGCCCGCATACGGCTATGCGGTGCTCAAAGCGTTGCTGTAA
- a CDS encoding sugar ABC transporter substrate-binding protein: MELKKLMVLTAAFSMAASITACSSNNNGNNGKNASATTAPADNATATNAANSGNASAAGDIKPEEGASLLVWESKEERPFAEEMAKQFTAKYNVPVKIEEVAPPDQVGKLTQDGPSGLAADVVLIPHDNLGKAVSASLLLPNDIFAEQTKANNTEASIVGSSYDGELYGYPRAAETYALYYNKSLVKEAPKTFDDVITFGKTFTDKAKNKYGIMWEVGNMYFGYPFIATTGGYLFGKDGTDKDDIGLNNEGAIEGLKTYAKLKEILPIKSGDINADIKRSLFSSGDVAMDMTGPWELAAYKQALGDNLGVTPVPTIDGKTAITFSGIKIFGVNAYTQYPNAAKLYAEFASSKESQLELNKLVGSIPTNNEALKDPQITGDPYISVFAEQAKNSQPMPSIPAMGNVWSPVNAALPEIWDNNADPKAAMDKAVQQIKDLNNGATAK, translated from the coding sequence ATGGAATTGAAAAAGCTTATGGTTCTCACCGCAGCATTCTCTATGGCAGCGTCCATTACAGCGTGCAGCTCTAACAACAACGGCAATAATGGGAAAAATGCTTCGGCAACCACAGCACCGGCAGATAATGCAACAGCAACTAATGCTGCGAACAGCGGCAACGCTTCGGCAGCAGGCGACATTAAACCGGAAGAGGGCGCATCGCTGCTCGTATGGGAGAGTAAAGAAGAGAGACCGTTTGCCGAGGAAATGGCCAAACAATTTACAGCTAAATATAACGTTCCAGTGAAAATTGAAGAGGTGGCACCGCCGGATCAGGTAGGCAAACTTACGCAGGATGGCCCATCCGGCCTGGCAGCAGATGTTGTGCTGATCCCGCATGACAATCTGGGCAAAGCCGTAAGCGCGAGCCTGCTGCTTCCAAACGATATTTTTGCCGAGCAGACTAAAGCTAACAACACGGAGGCTTCCATCGTAGGCTCCTCCTACGACGGCGAGCTGTACGGGTACCCAAGAGCGGCCGAAACCTATGCCCTCTACTACAATAAATCACTGGTCAAGGAAGCGCCTAAAACCTTTGATGACGTAATTACCTTCGGCAAAACGTTCACAGACAAAGCCAAAAACAAATACGGAATTATGTGGGAAGTCGGCAACATGTACTTTGGTTATCCCTTCATCGCCACTACGGGCGGCTATCTGTTCGGCAAAGACGGCACAGACAAAGACGATATCGGCCTGAACAATGAGGGTGCGATTGAAGGGCTGAAAACTTACGCCAAATTGAAAGAAATACTGCCAATCAAGAGCGGTGATATCAATGCGGACATTAAGCGCAGCTTGTTCAGCTCGGGCGATGTTGCCATGGATATGACAGGTCCTTGGGAGCTTGCAGCCTACAAGCAAGCGCTTGGCGATAATCTGGGGGTCACTCCAGTGCCTACGATTGACGGCAAAACAGCCATTACGTTCTCCGGCATCAAGATATTCGGTGTCAATGCCTACACGCAATATCCGAATGCAGCAAAACTGTATGCTGAATTTGCTTCAAGTAAGGAGTCCCAGCTTGAGCTCAATAAACTGGTTGGTTCAATTCCAACCAATAACGAAGCACTGAAGGATCCGCAAATTACGGGCGATCCGTATATCTCGGTTTTTGCTGAGCAGGCCAAGAACTCTCAGCCAATGCCGTCCATCCCTGCAATGGGCAATGTATGGAGTCCTGTGAACGCAGCCCTTCCGGAAATCTGGGATAACAATGCAGATCCTAAAGCGGCTATGGACAAAGCAGTACAGCAAATCAAAGACCTCAATAACGGTGCAACTGCGAAGTAA
- a CDS encoding sugar ABC transporter permease, producing MQRHRSRAAILSTIFMGLGQIYNRQFIKGLIFIAVEAGALVYFIANLGRAFWGITSLGDTPSHLEKVKGITKMVPGDHSIVILIQSLITLMFFVLFLIAWFMNIRDAHKTGEERETGRPSNTFKQSVRYVLDYKFAQSFLLLPGIGILFFTIMPIIFMIMLAFTNFAAPDHIPPARLVDWVGFETFRNLLVLKSWSHTFYGVLTWTIVWAVLSTITTYFGGMLVALLINQKGIRFKGLWRLILIVPYAIPQMISLLLMRNLFNGQFGPINQYLGYFGLGGLPWLTDPFWAKVTVIMVNMWVGIPVSMLLIMGVLTTIPRDMYEAAEVDGATNYQKFRIVTLPMILFSTAPTLIMQFAGNINNFNAIYLLTQGNPVNGNYQYAGSTDLLVTWLYKLTLDQNKNNMASAIGIILFIIVAGFSLYNYRRTKSFKEEDMIQ from the coding sequence ATGCAGCGACACCGCAGCAGAGCCGCAATACTGTCGACCATCTTTATGGGATTGGGACAAATATATAACCGCCAATTCATTAAAGGGCTTATTTTTATAGCTGTAGAGGCTGGAGCTCTGGTCTATTTCATTGCTAATTTGGGTAGGGCCTTCTGGGGTATTACTTCACTGGGGGATACACCCAGCCATCTGGAGAAAGTAAAAGGGATCACCAAAATGGTGCCCGGAGATCATTCCATCGTTATTTTGATTCAAAGCTTGATTACCTTAATGTTTTTTGTATTATTCCTGATTGCCTGGTTTATGAATATTAGGGATGCCCATAAAACCGGAGAAGAACGCGAAACTGGTCGTCCTTCGAATACATTCAAACAGTCCGTACGCTACGTTTTGGATTATAAATTTGCCCAGAGCTTTTTGCTGCTTCCGGGAATCGGTATTTTGTTCTTCACAATCATGCCGATTATCTTTATGATCATGTTGGCCTTTACGAACTTTGCCGCACCCGACCACATCCCGCCGGCGAGGCTGGTGGACTGGGTAGGTTTTGAAACCTTCCGTAATCTGCTGGTCCTTAAATCTTGGAGCCATACCTTTTACGGGGTACTTACCTGGACGATCGTCTGGGCGGTTTTATCAACTATAACTACTTACTTCGGCGGGATGCTCGTTGCCCTGCTGATCAACCAAAAAGGTATCCGCTTCAAGGGTCTGTGGAGACTGATTCTAATTGTGCCGTATGCCATTCCGCAGATGATTTCACTGCTGCTGATGCGCAACCTGTTCAACGGGCAGTTTGGCCCGATCAACCAGTATCTCGGCTATTTCGGGCTGGGGGGTCTGCCTTGGCTGACCGATCCGTTCTGGGCCAAGGTTACCGTTATTATGGTTAACATGTGGGTAGGTATTCCGGTATCCATGCTGCTGATTATGGGTGTGCTGACTACAATCCCGCGTGATATGTACGAAGCAGCCGAAGTGGACGGGGCGACCAATTATCAAAAGTTCCGCATTGTTACACTTCCAATGATCTTGTTCTCTACTGCACCTACGCTGATTATGCAATTTGCCGGCAATATCAACAACTTTAATGCCATCTACCTTCTGACTCAGGGAAATCCGGTCAACGGGAATTACCAGTATGCCGGATCAACGGACTTGCTGGTAACATGGCTGTACAAGCTGACGCTGGATCAGAACAAAAATAATATGGCTTCCGCGATAGGCATTATACTCTTCATCATTGTAGCCGGGTTCTCCCTGTACAATTACCGCCGGACCAAGTCATTCAAAGAGGAGGACATGATTCAATGA
- a CDS encoding sugar ABC transporter permease translates to MIIGRKLANFFRLSFSYIILIGLAVAAIYPALWILLSSFRPGKSLYSKTLIPEHFTLDHYKELFTSPVYMFGTWYANTLKIAVFSMLIGVVLTLLTSYALSRFRFKTRKTTMSVLLILGMFPGFMSMIAIYLLLNQFNLLDKHLALIIVYAAGAPLGGTLIAKGFLDTIPRSLDEAARIDGASNFGIFARIILPLSRPMITYMALTQFVGPWVDFIFAKLILRTKDNWTVAVGMWDMVNTMQNSNFTLFAAGAVLISVPIMILFAFLQRLLVDGLTAGASKG, encoded by the coding sequence ATGATCATCGGACGCAAGCTTGCGAACTTTTTTCGCCTCAGCTTTAGTTACATTATTCTGATTGGGCTCGCGGTTGCTGCGATCTATCCGGCGCTCTGGATATTGTTGTCATCCTTCCGGCCGGGTAAGTCATTGTACAGCAAGACGCTGATTCCTGAACATTTTACTCTGGACCACTATAAGGAACTGTTCACTTCACCGGTGTATATGTTCGGGACCTGGTATGCGAATACACTTAAGATCGCCGTATTTTCTATGCTGATCGGTGTGGTACTGACCCTGCTGACCAGTTACGCGCTATCCAGATTCCGCTTCAAAACCCGCAAGACTACCATGTCGGTACTGCTCATTCTCGGGATGTTCCCGGGCTTCATGAGTATGATTGCGATTTACCTGCTGCTCAATCAGTTCAATCTGCTGGATAAGCATCTGGCGCTGATTATCGTCTATGCGGCAGGAGCACCGCTTGGCGGCACATTGATCGCCAAAGGCTTCCTGGATACCATCCCGCGTTCACTGGATGAAGCGGCACGGATTGACGGAGCCAGCAACTTCGGGATCTTTGCCCGGATTATTCTTCCGCTCTCCCGGCCGATGATTACCTATATGGCGCTCACGCAATTTGTTGGCCCATGGGTGGATTTCATCTTTGCCAAGCTGATATTGCGGACCAAGGATAACTGGACGGTCGCTGTCGGGATGTGGGATATGGTCAATACCATGCAGAATTCCAATTTTACCTTGTTCGCAGCGGGGGCTGTGCTGATTTCCGTCCCAATTATGATTCT